The DNA region TTTACTGAACTCAGAGAAAATAAGATCCTCTTGAGGCATTGAATCAGATGAGTATTTGTGAcgagaaataaattaaaaccaCAGAAAATGCCCTGTTTTTAAGTATGCTGCTGCACATAGATGTTCAATATCTGCATCGATCCTTTTTAgacattttgaaatgcaaaacaaaaatagaatAGAAGCATTATTTCTTTTATAATGATTACAGAATGATTTTATAGCAAAGAAGTTACTTTTAAGGCACATCAGCCACTCCATATACACTTCACTTCCACTAAAATCCAACTGTCGATTACATTTCATTTCCATAGATTTCTTGAAttttatgaggaaaaagaaaggggaaggatcATGTTTACAGGCAACAAATCTCATTTCAAAAGCAGTGCAACAGTGAAACTGCTGTGTGTCTGCAGACTGGGAAACTGCTCTAAGATGAGCATTAAGTGACAAGAACAAACCTTTATCTCAGTAGGAATGAGTATCTCTAATGAAGCTGTCCAGTAGCTCAGAGGTAGTAGCTATGTACCATACGTTGCTTTGGTTGCTCTGGCAATTGTATAGATTATTCAGATTAAACAAACCTGAACTTTTTCGCTACGTTGCTACCTACAAACAATCTGAGCTTGTTTCAACTCTTCTTgatgtcattttaaaatgaattctccattttgcaaaagagaaaatggcTTGTAGTTTCCTCCTGTCGGTCGttattttttctaatatttgGCTGTCTCAGGTACATACTTGTACCAAACCATTTGTTATATGCAAAGGGATGCCCTTGAAAATAAGTCTTAACTTTCTTTCTTTAAGTGCAAATGTTTAAACAAAGCTCCAATCTTTTCATGACTCCAAGCCTTATTTCATGAAAGGATCCAATAAGTTATGGACTTAGACTTTGAAAATATCTCAGTTGTTTCTTTAGTGAAATCAAGCAAACTTCTAATACCTTTGGTGCAATCATCTAACCCTTACTTAGGCAGAACTCCCACTTGAGTTGGCCCTGAAGTTAAATTGTCTATTGAATTAACACCAGAATCTTAACCACCGACAACCTGCTTTTCCAGGGTTAAGTGAACCGAATGCTTAtaatgaaaaacagaagcaacAACCGTTACTGTTCTATCATTTCTACTTATGCCATAGAAATTTGAAGAGAAGAGAGATTACAGACACCTTTCAGACAGGACAGAGAGCGTGAAGAAGTGGATGTCTCAGGTATAGATTCGATCTAGCTGTTTCAAGAAGCCTGCTGTATTAGATTAGATTTCATTGCATTTCAAAGAGCTGTTTACTATGGAAAGGTTAATTTGAGGCAGATGCCAAATCCTACTGCCTATGGAAGGAGTGATATGCATAATAAAATGGAGCAGTATTTTCACCCGCAAACAGAATACACACCTTGTAGCAGTACAGCTGGAGAGGGGATGTAAATGTTTAGCTGAATCTTACACTCGGCATGCATTCAGTGATGAATGTACAGACACCACCTTGTCTCTCATTCTACCCATCAGTTTATGACATATTATAAATCTACAGGAAACAGCGTTTGCTTTAATAATTTTTCaaactctttcccttccctttccctcctcccctccacgAAAAAATAATCTGAAGTCACAAACTAGAAATacaaacagggaaaaggaaagaaagcagcatTAATACTAAAGGTTTGGAACAGCTGCACTTTCATTTGAGATTTGTTCACATACACCACTGACAATCTGCAATGTatgtttctcattaaaaaaataaaggatttagTTGCTCTAAGGCTGTAAATACGAAAGATTTAAAGACTTTAGTTGTGCAGGGATTGCTCTTCCTCTGAACATCTGCATAGCAGACTACCTCCAACTACCTGTCTGAGAACGAGAGCAGCACCCATCCAGCCCCTGAGATGAGCCCTTCCAAGGGGGGACCTAAAAGGAGCGGAGGAAAAAGTTCCCCAGGGCACATGCAAGTTGAGCTGGTtggaaaattgattttttttttcctcagaaaatgttAGTTCAGTTCCCCAAAATGATTTTGTTTGAATAAAAGCTGATTTAAGAAAGACCCCCCTTCGCATCCAGGCAAGCTACCTGCTCCAAAATAGCGAGGTGCTGAGGCCACTGATCTGAGAGTGATGGAGCAGGAATTTGCTGCCTGGCAATCCAGCAGGAGGAAGGAACAGATGGGGTCATGGGGTACATGTGCTCTTTTTCATATGTTGTGAAAACATTCAAAATTCCCAGGTGTCCCACTGACAAGTGGAAAATCCTGGGAAGATGGGAAAAACATTTCCCATCCAGCTCCATATACTAAGACTtctccaaagaaaaagaaaaccccatgCTTCATGTTTGACTTAAGCCCTGTGTAAAATCACCATTCAGAAGGTTTTAACAGTACAAAGGTTTATTTAGAAAAGAGTTTGGattgttctttagttctttttttGGCAAACATTTAAACCTTTCATAACTCAAAAGACTGTCAGTGCCTGATACCTAGCATCTTTCCCTAAGTAATCAGTAAAAGCCAATTTCTTACTGGGACAAGCCCATCAGAGGCCCCAGCTGCTCTATGTATAAATACACAGATCTGCTATTCCACCACCAGTACCACTTAATCCTTTCCTCTTgatgtttttgctttgcttcccACAAAATTCCAGAGCCTGTACAAGGTTGCTGCCTCCCAAACTCAGTGTGTTACCACACCTTCCTCTGGCGATTCCCCATGTTCTGCCTCAGGGTTCAAAGGAAATCGTCCCCTTCCCCGTTTACCCATCCAGACTCCAgcacagctcctccagcacccTGTCGCCATTCCACACCACGGTGAACGTCCTCAGCCTCCCCGACCCGTTCAGTCCTCATGCCCCACACCACCACTCAGCACCTCTGAGGGAGCGAGCTACTTCCTTCTGTCTCAGCACAAacccttccctcccttctttttcagcatagagccctttccctttcttctaaCTCCACTCCTGTTCAAGGCAAATCCTTCCCTCCTATCCCTCCAGCTCAATGCCGGaagttcttcttcttcttcttgaaaAGTATGTGTTTAAATGACCTGCGAAAGTCCTGGTTGAAGATGGTGTAGATGACTGGGTTGAGGGAGCTATTGCAATACCCAATCCAGAAGAAGAACTTGAAGAGAGTCTCAGGGATCTCACATGCCTCCCGGCAAATACCATAGAGGCTGTAACTGAAGAAGAAAGGGAACCAGCAAACCACAAAGACTCCCATGACCACAGCCAGCACAAAAGTGAAGCGTTTCTCCCGGGCCTGGGTGACTTTCTTACGGCAGATGCTGCTACGCTTCCGGCGACGGCGATATGAGAAGAATTGCATGGAGCGACTGCTAGAGCGGGACAGACGGCTGCTGGAGTGCTTGGAGGAATACGAGTAGGAGAAGGACTGACTCTTGCTGCTTTTGCGGGGATGCTCCTCCCGACTCCGCCTCCGTCtgctctctgaggtgctgctctCCTCCAACTCAATGTCCTCCAGCTCAGAGGCTTTACGCCACTGGTGCACTGAATAATGTCCGTTCTCTCCTAGCTGCATCCTCAGGGAAGTGCAGCCCCTAGCAGCCCGGCTCAAGCCATTCTCAGTCTGGGAGGACCCCTCTGGCATCGTACGCTTCTCAGAGAGGGTCCTGGTCCTCAGCTTGGCCACACGGTAGATGCGGATATAGACCAACACCATGATGAGGCAGGGGGCAAAAAAAGAGCCAATGCAAGAAGAAAGGATGTACCATGTTTCATCGTTGAGCTTGCACTGGGGAAAGACATCTCCCTCAGGGTCCCGGTACATGGAGATCAACGGTGGGAAGGAGATGACAGCTGAAATGAGCCAGACAGTGAGGATGATGGCCTTGATCCGCCGGGGGGTCCGTTTGAGGTTGTACTCCACCGCCTGCGTGACAGACCAATACCTGTCGAGGCTGATGGCACACAGGTGGACGATGGAGGAAGTGCAGAAGAGCACATCCAGCGCCAGGTAAATGTTACACCAAGCCTTGCCGAAGTACCAGTAATTCATGAGCTCGTTGGCTAAGGAGAAAGGCATGACCAGAGTAGCCACCAGGATGTCCGCGCTGGCCAGGGACACCAGGAAGAGGTTCTGGGGGGCCCTCAGCGCCCGGCTGGTGAGCACGGCTATCACCACCAGCACGTTGCCCACGATGGTGAAGACGATGAGGAAGCCCACCACGGCCGCCAAGCTGGCCACGGCCGCCGGCGAGTAGGGGGAGGGCGGCTGCAGGAGGGCCGAGGCGGACGGGGAGGCGGGGGGCAGCGCCAGGGAGCCGTTGGGGGCGCCCAGGCTGGCGTTCACCACCAGCAGCAGATCCATGGTGGGTGCGCAGGGCGCCGCCGTCCTAGCgagccccgcggagcccccgcgccgccccgcggccgcccctccgccgcgccgccctcatctccccccgccgccgcgtccaacggctcccgcggccgcgccgcccgcctccccccggcccctcagggcagggcagagcagcgccgccccggcgcgccggcgagcgccgccgcgctgcctccgcccggcccgcggcgaggcggcagcggggcacggctcgccgccgccgcccgcccggtcATGCCCGGCTccgcgcagcccccggctccGCGGAAGGCGCTGCCCGGCCGACGGGAGTCCCCGGCGGGAGCTGGATCCTCGCGGGCGGCAGCTGGATCctcgcgggcggcagcggcggcggcagcatccAGCCCGTGGGGCGCGGCGCCCCCGCTCCAGCGGCGCGGCCGCGCGCTCTCGGCGAAGTCGCGGCTGCCCGGCGGCTCCGTCCTAGTCTTGCATCGCGCTCCCAATCGGCGGCGTGCCGCGCCGCGCATGCTCAGTCCCGCCAGGTGaagccgccgcgcccgccccggcggaACACCCCGGCGGGCGGAAAAACCGCcccgggcgccggcgctgccgccgggcgggccgcgggccgggcgccgtGCTGCCAGCGCCCGGCGCGGAGTGCCCGCCctccccggcggcgcgggcgcggagccCCCGTCCCggcgtggggcggcggcggcgctccccaCAGCCCCGCGCGGCTTTGGCTCCGGCTGCGGCCGCCGCTCCGTGGACGGGCGGGCGCTCCCCCTCGCCGCGGGGCGGCCCTGAGGGCACTCGGCCCCCGCGTCCCGGGGATGAAAGTTGGCGGCGCCATGGGGAGCGGCGCCGAGCCCGCGCGGCGGGCGCGAGGCGGCGGGtggccggcgccgctgcccgcggtgGCGGCCGGCGCCCGCTAGGGGTCGGGCTTGCCCGCCCGCTCCCGTGCCGGGGGCGGGAGCCGCTAACGGCTGAggggcgccggcgcccgcccgttCCCCAGCTTCTCCCGGGAGAGGTATATGCGTCTGTATGTATGTGTTTAAGCATCAGTTTCGTATACGTGTTCGCCTGGACGGGATCGGCTCCTCCGCCACGTGGTTAAAATGCGCTTGTAGCGCGGCTGATGTGAGCATAAGCTGTCCTGAGGACATCAGAAAGTCTCTGTGTTCCCCTGTATCTGCCTCGATGACAGGCCACCTGGAAACAGGTCGGATAAAGCGAAACTTTAccggcggccgctggcgtctAAGGGGAGCAGGAGTAAAACTCTGGAGGGTTCCTCACTTTAGTTCTGAAAGCACAAAAGATCGAGATAACGTGGGAAAGCACTGAAGCATTAAGTGTAATACTTCCACGGTTTGGGCTTTCTTAAGGCAAAACACCCCTTGGCTTGGTCACCACCGAGTTTTGCTGAGACTTTCTCTGGGAGATATGAGAGGTTATGGTTACGTTAGCCAGAGGTGACTGGTGCCGAGTGAGTGTGGTGGTTTCACTGTGCTCCTTCCTGGCAAAGGGGGGGAGCCGCAG from Apteryx mantelli isolate bAptMan1 chromosome 5, bAptMan1.hap1, whole genome shotgun sequence includes:
- the ADRA2C gene encoding alpha-2C adrenergic receptor, with the translated sequence MDLLLVVNASLGAPNGSLALPPASPSASALLQPPSPYSPAAVASLAAVVGFLIVFTIVGNVLVVIAVLTSRALRAPQNLFLVSLASADILVATLVMPFSLANELMNYWYFGKAWCNIYLALDVLFCTSSIVHLCAISLDRYWSVTQAVEYNLKRTPRRIKAIILTVWLISAVISFPPLISMYRDPEGDVFPQCKLNDETWYILSSCIGSFFAPCLIMVLVYIRIYRVAKLRTRTLSEKRTMPEGSSQTENGLSRAARGCTSLRMQLGENGHYSVHQWRKASELEDIELEESSTSESRRRRSREEHPRKSSKSQSFSYSYSSKHSSSRLSRSSSRSMQFFSYRRRRKRSSICRKKVTQAREKRFTFVLAVVMGVFVVCWFPFFFSYSLYGICREACEIPETLFKFFFWIGYCNSSLNPVIYTIFNQDFRRSFKHILFKKKKKNFRH